From Cellvibrio zantedeschiae, the proteins below share one genomic window:
- a CDS encoding family 1 glycosylhydrolase translates to MKNIIKGLTQNSSIPIWGGIECTVHRLGDAYGDQLLRNGHNDRASDLKIIAELGIKTLRYPVVWERIAPQGLAKADWSWTDERLAQLKELGINPIAGLLHHGSGPSFTNLIDPDFPAKFVEFAVAVAERYPWLEIFTPINEPLTTARFSCLYGVWYPHLRDDHAFSLAVLNQCKANILAMREIKKIIPSAKFLQTEDLGKCHGTKKLQYQCDFENERRWVSLDLLTGTLNNQSVMWKYFRKRGKVSEDDLEYFTTHYYAPDIIGINHYITSERFLDENRKKYPEWSHAQNGKDTYSDIDIVRADIHKREGHYKILKSVAERYHLPIALTEVHLGSSRDAQLRWFMEAYSAATRLKDEGVDIRAVTSWSLFGAYDWNSLLTQNNNFYESGAFDIRSGEPRPTAVAHLIKRLCENKVPDHPVLQADGWWKNPEHVHFAFGSSKHARGLPTIEHMFPENLLAANVKPILIIGATGTLGRAFAHICSMRNISYVLLSRNDMDIMNKERVEFFLQKHEPWAVVNAAGFVRVDDAETSPELCFRENAYGPVVLAQACLKYGVNFLTFSTDLVFNGQNTKPYRESDSVSPLNVYGASKAYAEAHVLAANPSALIVRTSAFFGPWDEHNFIAQLIKSVTNGKSFMAASDQTITPTYVPDLVNNCLDLIIDEAKGIWHIANSSATTWSEFAFSALDVAGVDKKLIKPVVSTVFNPKAKRPANSALESEKGIFLPKLEDAIERFFREVKSI, encoded by the coding sequence ATGAAGAATATTATTAAGGGCCTCACACAAAATTCTTCTATTCCTATTTGGGGCGGAATTGAATGCACGGTTCACAGGCTGGGGGATGCCTATGGCGACCAATTGCTTCGCAACGGACATAATGATCGTGCTTCAGATTTAAAAATCATTGCGGAGCTTGGTATAAAAACGCTGCGCTACCCTGTGGTATGGGAACGAATTGCACCTCAAGGGTTAGCAAAAGCTGATTGGTCGTGGACTGATGAACGGCTCGCACAATTAAAAGAGTTAGGCATAAATCCTATCGCTGGATTGCTGCATCACGGTAGTGGGCCGAGCTTTACCAATTTAATTGATCCTGATTTTCCCGCCAAATTTGTGGAATTTGCCGTTGCGGTTGCTGAGAGATATCCCTGGTTAGAAATATTCACACCCATTAACGAACCATTAACTACGGCGCGTTTCAGTTGTCTGTATGGGGTTTGGTATCCACATCTTCGCGATGACCACGCATTTTCACTTGCCGTATTAAATCAATGCAAGGCGAACATTCTGGCAATGCGTGAAATAAAAAAAATTATTCCATCTGCAAAGTTTTTGCAGACCGAAGATCTCGGCAAATGTCACGGAACTAAAAAGTTGCAGTATCAATGTGACTTTGAAAATGAACGGCGATGGGTGTCCCTGGATTTGCTCACGGGGACGCTAAATAACCAATCTGTGATGTGGAAATATTTTAGAAAGAGGGGGAAAGTTAGTGAAGATGATTTGGAGTATTTCACTACTCATTATTATGCTCCCGATATTATTGGTATCAATCACTATATTACCAGTGAGCGTTTTCTGGATGAAAACAGGAAAAAATATCCTGAGTGGTCACATGCGCAAAATGGAAAAGATACCTATTCTGATATAGACATCGTCCGCGCTGATATACACAAAAGAGAAGGACACTACAAAATATTAAAATCCGTGGCTGAGCGTTACCATTTACCTATAGCTTTAACGGAAGTTCATCTTGGATCATCGCGGGATGCACAGCTGCGCTGGTTTATGGAAGCCTATAGCGCTGCAACCAGGCTTAAGGATGAAGGCGTAGATATACGTGCAGTCACGAGTTGGTCGTTGTTCGGAGCATATGACTGGAACAGCCTTCTCACACAAAATAATAATTTTTATGAATCGGGCGCTTTTGATATTCGATCAGGCGAACCCCGACCCACGGCCGTCGCGCATTTGATTAAGCGCTTATGTGAAAATAAAGTGCCTGACCATCCAGTGCTGCAAGCGGATGGTTGGTGGAAGAATCCCGAGCATGTTCACTTTGCATTTGGTTCATCAAAACACGCCAGAGGCTTGCCCACGATTGAGCACATGTTCCCCGAAAATTTGTTGGCAGCAAACGTTAAACCCATATTGATTATTGGTGCCACGGGTACATTAGGCAGGGCATTTGCACATATCTGCAGCATGCGTAACATTTCATACGTGTTATTGTCCAGAAACGATATGGACATTATGAATAAAGAACGCGTCGAATTTTTTTTACAGAAGCATGAGCCTTGGGCTGTGGTTAACGCAGCGGGATTTGTGAGAGTAGATGATGCGGAAACTTCACCGGAGTTATGCTTTCGCGAAAATGCTTACGGTCCCGTCGTTTTAGCACAGGCCTGTTTAAAATATGGCGTAAACTTTTTAACCTTTTCTACAGATTTGGTTTTCAATGGCCAAAACACAAAGCCCTATCGCGAAAGCGATTCGGTTTCGCCGCTGAATGTTTACGGCGCCTCAAAAGCCTATGCGGAGGCACATGTACTAGCCGCAAATCCATCCGCCTTAATTGTGCGAACAAGTGCTTTCTTTGGCCCATGGGATGAGCATAATTTTATTGCACAGTTAATCAAATCAGTGACAAACGGCAAAAGCTTTATGGCAGCTAGTGATCAAACCATAACGCCGACTTATGTTCCTGATTTAGTCAATAATTGTCTCGACCTTATTATCGATGAAGCCAAAGGAATTTGGCACATTGCCAATAGCTCTGCTACTACCTGGTCGGAGTTTGCTTTTTCAGCCCTGGATGTTGCCGGTGTTGATAAAAAGCTCATTAAGCCTGTTGTGTCCACCGTGTTTAATCCAAAAGCTAAACGACCTGCGAATAGCGCACTGGAGAGTGAAAAAGGAATTTTTTTGCCAAAGCTAGAAGATGCTATCGAAAGGTTTTTTAGAGAGGTTAAGAGTATTTGA
- a CDS encoding beta-propeller domain-containing protein, with protein sequence MKKIIQCLCISVPLVACGGGGGGSTDTPRLPPQVKTDYSNLKQSKLEPGPLKQVTATDLTDMVKNGLRISLRDNQNFNELARTATLSGDKASLANGSKTSGDFSGTNVQVENVDEADVVKYDGRYIFAATPVNYTDAGPKAELKIFATNPATATSTSVSTTAIDTTYWGDISDLYLVSDASATSGLVTIRRSMNFMYFAKTLNAADGPTPDVPETRAAQESKAAAIVAGDDKRLIMPQDMDRGVEISLYDVRTPASPSKAWTVTLDGDLLASRKIGNTLYLVTSFVPAIPDLRYGVSNKEELTANENLIASTPVEKLLPNYAINGGADQPLNKESCLVSANAKANEGYLNLINITTIDLSKQKLVNSVCINTNVEGVYSSLNNLYLGGSDPAKWQDWSSFSVIHQFKYTDTGVSYVASGGVEGILGWGEPSYRMDEYKDALRVITTRYGDKGEPTHQLNVLQKVAGKSELAVVAQLPNKTQPEAIGKPREDIYAVRFNGDRAFVVTFERKDPLYVLDLADTKNPKIAGQLEIPCFSTFLRPIGKDFVFSLGNETDAEGRQAGVKVALYDVRDITKPVQVSSQVFGDAGSWSEALYDYHALSFLQRGDDQLRVTLPMVLYKTDIGKDFWNYTWLNTGLHMFEVNGLVNGKASLDYVGNLISESSTTAEYPSWSGSDRSLLHDNAVFYVHDSKVNGSFWPVKK encoded by the coding sequence ATGAAAAAAATTATTCAATGCTTATGTATCAGCGTGCCGCTGGTTGCTTGTGGTGGTGGCGGTGGAGGTTCTACGGATACGCCACGTTTGCCGCCCCAGGTTAAAACAGATTACAGCAATCTTAAGCAGTCCAAGCTTGAACCTGGCCCTTTAAAGCAAGTAACAGCGACCGATTTGACCGATATGGTTAAAAACGGTTTGCGAATTTCATTGCGCGATAATCAAAACTTTAATGAGCTGGCGCGCACCGCAACCTTGAGTGGTGACAAGGCTTCATTGGCCAATGGTTCGAAAACATCTGGCGATTTTTCCGGCACTAATGTGCAGGTAGAAAATGTGGATGAGGCGGATGTAGTGAAATATGACGGCCGCTATATTTTTGCGGCAACGCCAGTGAACTATACAGATGCCGGACCAAAGGCAGAACTAAAAATATTCGCAACTAATCCTGCTACAGCTACCAGCACGTCAGTGAGCACTACAGCAATTGATACAACATATTGGGGTGATATTTCAGATTTGTATTTGGTATCTGATGCTTCAGCCACAAGTGGTTTGGTGACTATTCGTCGTTCCATGAATTTTATGTATTTTGCCAAAACACTTAATGCTGCTGATGGCCCAACACCGGATGTTCCTGAAACACGCGCCGCACAGGAGAGCAAAGCTGCAGCAATTGTTGCGGGTGATGATAAGCGTTTAATCATGCCGCAAGATATGGACAGAGGCGTAGAAATTTCTTTATACGATGTGCGCACACCCGCATCGCCATCCAAAGCCTGGACTGTGACCTTGGATGGTGATTTGCTCGCGTCGCGTAAAATTGGCAACACCTTGTATTTAGTTACCAGTTTTGTTCCGGCAATTCCAGATTTACGATATGGCGTATCAAATAAAGAAGAGCTAACCGCGAATGAAAATTTAATTGCGTCAACTCCGGTCGAAAAATTGTTACCAAATTACGCTATTAACGGCGGTGCCGATCAGCCGCTAAATAAAGAATCTTGTTTGGTTTCGGCCAATGCAAAGGCGAATGAAGGCTACCTAAATTTAATTAATATTACGACTATAGATTTAAGCAAACAAAAATTGGTGAATTCCGTTTGCATCAATACAAATGTTGAAGGTGTTTATAGTTCGTTAAATAATTTGTATCTCGGCGGTTCTGATCCAGCTAAATGGCAAGATTGGTCCAGCTTCTCGGTTATTCACCAATTCAAATACACCGACACTGGTGTGAGTTATGTTGCCAGTGGTGGTGTTGAAGGTATTCTTGGATGGGGTGAGCCTTCGTATCGAATGGATGAATATAAAGATGCGTTGCGCGTAATTACTACTCGTTATGGTGATAAGGGCGAACCTACACATCAATTAAATGTATTGCAAAAAGTTGCGGGTAAAAGCGAACTAGCCGTTGTTGCGCAATTGCCCAATAAAACACAACCAGAAGCAATTGGAAAACCAAGGGAAGATATTTACGCAGTAAGATTTAATGGTGATCGCGCCTTTGTGGTGACCTTTGAGCGTAAAGATCCTCTTTATGTATTGGATCTTGCCGATACCAAAAATCCAAAAATTGCTGGGCAATTAGAAATTCCATGTTTCTCTACCTTTTTGCGTCCTATTGGAAAAGATTTTGTTTTCTCTCTCGGTAATGAAACTGATGCAGAAGGTCGTCAAGCCGGCGTTAAGGTAGCCTTGTATGATGTGCGGGATATCACCAAGCCGGTGCAAGTAAGCAGTCAGGTATTTGGCGACGCCGGTAGCTGGAGTGAAGCGCTTTACGATTATCATGCGTTGTCGTTTTTGCAACGTGGAGATGATCAGCTTCGTGTAACCTTGCCTATGGTGTTGTACAAAACTGACATCGGAAAAGATTTCTGGAATTACACCTGGCTTAATACAGGGTTGCATATGTTTGAAGTTAACGGCTTGGTCAATGGCAAAGCTTCGTTGGATTATGTAGGAAATTTAATTTCTGAATCGAGCACCACTGCAGAGTATCCTTCGTGGAGTGGTAGTGATCGGAGTTTGTTGCACGACAATGCAGTCTTCTATGTTCATGATTCAAAAGTGAATGGTAGTTTCTGGCCGGTAAAAAAATAA